In Topomyia yanbarensis strain Yona2022 chromosome 2, ASM3024719v1, whole genome shotgun sequence, one DNA window encodes the following:
- the LOC131686239 gene encoding amphoterin-induced protein 2-like: protein MTTGQQRSTTTMTSETSASSLGDVVSSSRTKTHSHRSKTAASISSVISASLLVVSILLTVCIVRTDAERSCPAACQCKWKGGKQAVECIDKQLIIIPEHIDYSTQVLDMSGNNLQILPKETFSRANLLNLQKLYLRNCRLGQIDDGAFAGLTNLVELDLSLNLLTAVPSASFLYIASLRDLTLARNHIQKIESHAFRNVTSLTKLDLSYCEIQTIAPQAFEGLSSLHSLKLNGNQLSELRPKTIETLSKLHGVELHENPWVCDCRLRATKVWLTDNNIPYPIAPVCAGGPERIIGKTFAELHVDDFACKPEMLPVRRYIQAFTGENASIECRTSAVPSASVNWYWNGKLLANNSQFSSYQRVYVYEQGNFEKRSRLVLTNAQETDSNEFYCVVENRAGTAEANFTLHVVVRDIGFAIENKQIIGLSAALVILILFILLIILFLLVRLRRIPMTETKTPGQVEVITSVSPSSNVNGKVSTPINDVHSPDRKNSGDLKFANPVQKPPRLTDLPYSTSHYDAGGSLIASGNCFVSPTHSSAGNNPDLINDTKRLGSINDLAGGQGLMENSGSASLSANITNALNTLSLMDPIERPGSGEYSRAGCDSLYPSGLWETHSSNLTSALEQTTDMLLTRTPTSTIASGGYTTYSDKVPIIGTNNNMMNMDDETSSVDYLSRTFPRTHFGGSGTLTVAGGNGSSNGSSVVGAVGGPVPAPTGGGYPSDYGLPIVPGAEQLHNKLSSIQPMHHGSTGSMPMNAKTLRVWQKGGVPVLPPVTALKRALSNSRNSPDEGYQEGCGTDV, encoded by the coding sequence ATGACGACCGGTCAACAACGCAGCACAACAACAATGACATCCGAGACATCGGCCTCATCATTGGGCGATGTTGTTAGTAGCAGTAGAACTAAAACGCATAGTCATCGATCGAAAACAGCCGCCTCTATTTCGTCCGTCATTTCGGCTAGTTTACTGGTGGTATCGATTCTCCTGACTGTGTGCATCGTACGGACAGATGCCGAGCGAAGCTGCCCCGCGGCATGTCAGTGCAAGTGGAAGGGGGGAAAACAGGCGGTTGAATGCATCGACAAACAGTTGATTATAATCCCGGAGCACATAGACTACTCCACGCAAGTGCTGGACATGTCCGGCAACAACCTACAGATACTGCCGAAGGAGACCTTCAGTCGTGCGAATTTGCTCAACCTACAGAAGCTCTACCTGCGCAATTGTCGCCTAGGGCAGATCGATGACGGAGCTTTTGCAGGTCTGACCAACCTGGTCGAGCTGGATCTTTCCCTGAATCTGCTCACGGCAGTTCCATCCGCCTCGTTCCTGTACATAGCATCGCTAAGAGATCTCACGCTGGCCCGTAATCACATCCAAAAAATCGAATCCCACGCTTTTCGTAATGTCACCAGCCTCACCAAGCTGGACCTGTCGTACTGCGAGATACAAACTATCGCACCACAGGCTTTCGAAGGACTCAGTTCGTTACACTCACTAAAGCTGAACGGCAATCAGCTGTCGGAACTAAGGCCTAAAACAATCGAGACACTCAGCAAACTACACGGAGTTGAGCTACACGAAAACCCGTGGGTATGTGACTGCCGACTACGAGCAACCAAGGTTTGGCTAACTGACAACAATATACCGTATCCGATCGCACCAGTTTGTGCCGGAGGCCCGGAACGAATAATCGGCAAAACGTTCGCAGAACTTCACGTGGACGATTTTGCCTGCAAACCTGAAATGCTTCCAGTTCGAAGGTATATTCAGGCTTTCACCGGAGAAAATGCCAGCATCGAATGTAGAACCAGCGCGGTTCCGTCAGCCAGTGTCAACTGGTACTGGAACGGAAAACTACTGGCCAACAATTCGCAGTTCAGTTCCTACCAGCGAGTGTACGTATACGAGCAGGGCAATTTTGAAAAGCGCAGCCGGCTGGTGCTGACGAATGCCCAGGAGACGGACTCCAACGAGTTCTACTGCGTGGTGGAAAACCGAGCCGGAACGGCCGAAGCTAATTTCACCCTGCACGTTGTGGTGCGGGACATCGGATTCGCCattgaaaacaaacaaataatcgGCCTCAGTGCTGCGCTAGTAATACTGATACTCTTCATactgctgatcatcctcttccTGTTGGTCCGGCTACGTCGGATACCGATGACGGAGACGAAAACACCTGGCCAGGTTGAGGTTATAACCTCCGTAAGTCCCTCTAGTAATGTTAATGGCAAGGTGAGCACACCAATTAATGATGTCCATTCTCCAGATCGAAAAAACTCCGGCGATCTAAAGTTCGCCAATCCGGTGCAGAAACCGCCCCGATTGACTGATTTGCCTTATTCGACGTCCCATTACGATGCCGGTGGCAGTTTGATCGCATCCGGTAACTGTTTCGTGTCGCCAACGCATTCGTCCGCTGGGAATAACCCTGACTTGATCAACGATACGAAACGGCTCGGCAGCATCAACGATCTGGCCGGTGGTCAAGGCCTGATGGAAAATAGCGGGAGTGCCTCACTTTCTGCGAACATAACCAACGCGCTGAACACGCTCTCACTGATGGATCCTATCGAGCGGCCGGGTAGCGGTGAGTACAGCCGGGCTGGCTGTGATTCACTGTACCCTTCCGGTCTATGGGAAACGCACAGCTCCAATCTTACGTCGGCACTGGAGCAAACAACTGATATGCTGTTAACGCGAACTCCTACGTCGACGATTGCCAGCGGAGGTTATACCACCTACTCCGATAAGGTTCCGATCATCGGGACGAACAACAACATGATGaatatggacgacgaaacgtcaTCGGTGGATTATCTCAGTCGAACGTTCCCTCGTACTCACTTCGGTGGCAGTGGTACGTTGACTGTCGCCGGTGGAAATGGAAGCAGCAACGGTTCCAGTGTGGTAGGTGCTGTGGGAGGACCTGTCCCTGCGCCAACCGGAGGTGGTTATCCTTCCGATTACGGGCTGCCCATTGTGCCCGGGGCGGAACAGCTACACAACAAACTGAGCAGTATACAGCCGATGCATCACGGCAGCACCGGGAGTATGCCAATGAATGCCAAGACCCTGCGTGTGTGGCAGAAAGGGGGCGTACCGGTGCTGCCGCCAGTGACGGCCTTGAAACGTGCATTATCCAACAGCCGGAACTCCCCAGACGAGGGCTACCAGGAAGGATGCGGTACTGATGTGTAG